DNA from Pseudomonas mendocina:
GTCTATGCCGGTACGCGATTGGACTGGTACAGCCTCAATGGCGGCTGTTGCCCACTGGATCGTTTCGGTGCCGAGGCGCCACGCCATGCAGCGCTGGATCTGCCAGCCAGCGCGCTGCTCGATACCTTGTTGCTGCCGTTTTCGCTGGCTACCGCATTGGGTGTTCGATTGGGTGTAAGCGGCGGGTTGTAGCCGCTGCAGGGGCTTATGGCCTCGCTTACGCGAGGCGCAGACGTTGACCTGCCAGTTGTAGCGTCAGCAAGGCCAGCTCACTCCAGGGATTGCCTGCCGCCTGGCCTTTGATCTGGGCGTCGATCAGTTGTGCCTGTTGCAGCAGTTGGCCCCAGCGTCTGCTGCTATGCCGTTGCAGGGCTTTGGAGAGAAGCGGGCGACGTTTATCCCATACGGGAGGGCGAGCACTGGCGAAGGCTTTGTCCAATGGGATGCCCTGACTCTGTTGATGGGCGATACCGGCCAGTAGGCGAATCTCGCGTGCCAGCGCCCAAAGGATCACCGGGGTTTCCACGCCTTCGCCGCGTAGGCCTTCGAGCATGCGCAGGGCATGCGCCGCATCGCCGCCGAGGGTGCAGTCGATCAGACCGAACACATCGAAGCGGGCACTGTCAGCGACTGAGGCCTGCACGGTTTCAGCGTCGATCTGGTTGCCTTCGGCCAGCAGTTTGAGCTTTTCCACTTCCTGGGCGGCAGCCAGCAGGTTGCCTTCCACGCGTGCGGCGATCATCTCCACGGCATCAGCGCTGGCATTCAGGCCCGCCTGAGCGAGGCGTTGGCGAATCCACTGCGGTAATTGGTTGGCATCCACTGGCCAGATCTGGATGAACTGGCAGACCTGGCCGTCGATCAGCGCCTTGGCCCATTTTGACTTCTGCGTGCTGCCATCGAGCTTGGGCAGGCTCAGCAGCAGAACCGTGTCTTCTGGGGGGCGGGAGAGATATTCGAGCAGGGCTGCTGTGCCCTTGTCGCCAGGCTTGCCGGAAGGCAGGCGCAACTCCAGCAGGCGTTTTTCGGCGAATAGCGACAGGCTGGCGCCGGCCTGCAGCAGGTTGCCCCAATCGAAGTTGGCTTCGGCATTGAATACCTGGCGTTCGCCGAAACCCTGCTGACGGCAGGCCTGACGTATGGCGTCGGCAGTTTCCTGGCACAGTAACGGTTCATCACCACTGATGGCGTAGACCGGAGCGAGCTGGCCTTGCAGATGTTTGCCGAGTTGCGCGGGGGCAAGCTTCATCGAGTTGATGTCATCGGGGCAAAAGGGCGTCGGGCCGCCTGCGCGGCCCGTGAGCCTTACTGGATCGGCAGTTCGATGGGCGATTGTTGTGGCGCGACCTGGCTCTCGCGCGCGCGGCGAGCCGCTTCCAGTGCTTCGGCTTCCGCCTTGGCACGGGCTTCAGCGGTCTGTTGCAGCTGATCCAGTTGTTCTGGAGTGATCTGCTGCAGGTTGAGCGACAGTTGCTGGATCAGCTCGCGGCGCAGTTCGCGACGCAGTTGGGCTGCTTCCTGATCCGAGCCGGCCAGGTTGTTGTCGTCCTGCTGGTAGTGGTTCTGCACTTCGACCTTGTTGCTGGTCAGCAGCAGATCCCGAGCGCCACGGATCTCATATTCCAGAGCCATGGTCAGTTCGTACTCGGCGGTACGGGCGCCGCTGCTGTAGCTGGCGCTGCGACGATTCTCGATTTCGCGGCTGATCACCAGCTTGTAGGGCGCACCGGCATACACGCGAACGTCGTTGCGACTCAGCACCTCACGCAGCTCCTGCACGGTATCGCCATAGGCATCGCGTGCGGTTACGTTGAGTTCCTTGATGGCGAACTGTACATCGCCGGTGCCACGCAGCTGGAAGCCGCATGCGCTGAGCAGGGCGGCCAGGCCGATCACCAGCAGATTCCGTTTCATCATTCTCATATCCCCTTGGCGGATCACGGCGCCACGTTGCCGTGGCGCCGAGCTTAATCAGTTGGCGACTATGTTGACCAGCTTGCCTGGCACCACGATGACCTTGCGAATGCTCAGGCCTTCGGTGAAGCGCAGCACGTTCTCGTTGGCACGGGCGGCAGCCTCGACGTCTTCGCGACTGGCACTGGCTGCCACGATGATCTCGCCGCGCAGTTTGCCGTTGACCTGTACCACCAGGGTCAGGCAGTCCTGCACCAGAGCGGATTCGTCGACCTGCGGCCAGTTGGCGTCGATGATCGCACCTTGCTTGCCCAGTTCGTGCCACAGCTCATGGCTGATGTGCGGGGTGATCGGCGATAGGATCAGTGCAACGGTTTCCAGGCCTTCCTGAACCAGCGCACGATCCTGCTCGGTCACGGTGGGCGCTTTTTCCAGTACGTTCATCAGCGTCATCACCTGGGCGATGGCGGTGTTGAACTTGTGGTTATGGCCGATATCGTTGCTGGCCTGCTTGATGGCCAGGTGAATGGCGCGGCGCACGGCCTTCTGCTCGTCGCTCAGGTTGGCGACATCCACCTTGCCTGGCAGGCCGACGCTGACGTGGCCATGGGCCAGGC
Protein-coding regions in this window:
- the lptE gene encoding LPS assembly lipoprotein LptE, translating into MMKRNLLVIGLAALLSACGFQLRGTGDVQFAIKELNVTARDAYGDTVQELREVLSRNDVRVYAGAPYKLVISREIENRRSASYSSGARTAEYELTMALEYEIRGARDLLLTSNKVEVQNHYQQDDNNLAGSDQEAAQLRRELRRELIQQLSLNLQQITPEQLDQLQQTAEARAKAEAEALEAARRARESQVAPQQSPIELPIQ
- a CDS encoding YceK/YidQ family lipoprotein: MRPGLPLFMLLVLSLTGCATVRTLDAAKPGAPVVYAGTRLDWYSLNGGCCPLDRFGAEAPRHAALDLPASALLDTLLLPFSLATALGVRLGVSGGL
- the holA gene encoding DNA polymerase III subunit delta yields the protein MKLAPAQLGKHLQGQLAPVYAISGDEPLLCQETADAIRQACRQQGFGERQVFNAEANFDWGNLLQAGASLSLFAEKRLLELRLPSGKPGDKGTAALLEYLSRPPEDTVLLLSLPKLDGSTQKSKWAKALIDGQVCQFIQIWPVDANQLPQWIRQRLAQAGLNASADAVEMIAARVEGNLLAAAQEVEKLKLLAEGNQIDAETVQASVADSARFDVFGLIDCTLGGDAAHALRMLEGLRGEGVETPVILWALAREIRLLAGIAHQQSQGIPLDKAFASARPPVWDKRRPLLSKALQRHSSRRWGQLLQQAQLIDAQIKGQAAGNPWSELALLTLQLAGQRLRLA